In Oryza brachyantha chromosome 1, ObraRS2, whole genome shotgun sequence, the following are encoded in one genomic region:
- the LOC102714689 gene encoding zinc finger A20 and AN1 domain-containing stress-associated protein 2-like → MEQRSERQDDQPLPCANGCGFFGSADTRGLCSVCYRDSLRQAVMSQAPASSSASAASSPVDHGAVAAAVLPLDEPQDAVEQPTPPPRAKAKKSRCAACGRSVGLMGFECRCGGVFCGAHRYSDRHDCGYDYRGAGRDAIARANPVVRADKVDKL, encoded by the coding sequence ATGGAGCAGAGGAGCGAGAGGCAGGACGACCAGCCGCTGCCGTGCGCCAACGGCTGCGGCTTCTTCGGCTCTGCCGACACCCGCGGCCTCTGCTCCGTGTGCTACCGCGACAGCCTCCGCCAGGCCGTGATGTCCcaggcgccggcgtcgtcgtcggcctcgGCCGCGTCATCGCCCGTGGACCATGgggcagtggcggcggcggtgctgccACTGGACGAGCCGCAGGACGCGGTGGAACAGCCTACCCCGCCACCGCGGGCGAAGGCGAAGAAGAGCAGGTGCGCGGCGTGCGGGAGGAGCGTGGGGCTGATGGGGTTCGAGTGCCGGTGCGGCGGCGTGTTCTGCGGCGCGCACCGCTACTCGGACAGGCACGACTGCGGCTACGATTACAGGGGCGCTGGGCGCGACGCCATCGCCCGCGCCAACCCTGTCGTCAGGGCCGACAAGGTCGACAAGCTCTGA